AAGTTATTCAATGATATAGCACCAAAGTATTTAGAAAGAAATGGTGGGTATACTAGAATACTTAAAACTGCTGTTAGACGTGGAGATTCAGCAGAAATGGCAATTATAATGTTTGTATAATTGTAAATATGTAAGAAAGGAGTGGACAGTCGTCCACTCTTTAATTTAAAAAATAAGGAGAATTTGTGTTAGAAAAATTAGAAAAGAAATTTCAAAACGCTATAACTGATGAGAATATAGAAATACTTTATGTGGACTATGAAAGTGATGGTGGCTATAACTACTTAAGAGTTTATCTAGAAAAAAAAGATGGGTCAAAAGTTAGTTTAGATGATTGTGAAAATGTAAGTAGGGTTATAAGCGATTTAGCAGATAATGAAATTAATGAAAAATTTATGTTGGAAGTATCAAGTCCAGGATTAGAAAGAAAATTAAAAAAAGAAAGAGATTTTCTTAAATTTATAGGTCATAATATTAAAGTAAAAACAATAAGTAATATTGAAGGAACTAAGAGTTTTGAAGGTAAACTTGAAAATTTTGAAGATGGTAATATACATTTATTTGATAATAAAATAGGAAAGGTAGCAATACCAATATCTAAAATAAAGAGTGCGAATAATATATTTGATTTTAATAAATTAAAAGAATTGGGGGAAGCAAATGAAGGCTAAAGGGCAAGAAATATTTTTAGCTGCATTAGATCAACTTGAAAAAGAAAAAGGGTTAGACAAAGAAGAATTATTACAAGCGGTAGAAACAGCCTTATTAGCAGCATACAAAAAGAACTATAAAGATGCTGAGAATGCGAGAGTTGAAATTAATAGGATTACAGGATCAATTGACTTTAAAGCTGATAAAATAGTAGTTGAAGAAGTTACTAATAAAACTTTGGAAATAGGCTTAGAATTAGCAAAAAAATATTCAAAATCAGCAAAATTAGGAGATATAGTTTCTATTGATATAGATGCTGGTAATTTTAAAAGAAATGCTATACAAAACGCTAAACAAATAGTTATACAAAAAGTAAGAGAGCATGAAAAATTAAGTTTATATAATAAATTTAAAGCCTTAGAAAATAGTTTAGTAACAGTATTAGTAAAGAAAATGGATGAAAATAGAAATTTATATATAGAAATAAATGATATGGAAGCAATAATTCAAGCAAAAGATTTAAATCCATTAGATGAATTTGTGCAAGGAGATAGAGTTTCTGTTTATGTTGGAACTGTTTTAGAAGGAACTAGATTTACTAAGGTAGAATTTTCAAGAAAAAATGAAGAATTTTTATTAAAGTTATTGGAAAGAGAAATACCAGAAATTGCTAATAAAGATATAGAAGTAAAAGCTATAACTAGAGAAGCAGGAAATAGAAGTAAGGTAGCAATTTATTCAAAAGACCCTAATTTAGATATTAAAGGTGCATGTATAGGTAAAAATAGTATAAGAATACAAACTATATTATCTGAATTAAATGGAGAAAAATTAGATATAGTATTATGGGATGAAGACCAAAGAATATTTGTGAAAAATGCGTTAAGTCCAGCCGAAATATTTGCTATTGAAATAGTTAAAGTGAATGAAGAATTAGTTGCTAATGTTGAGGTAGACCCTGAACAATTATCATTAGCAATAGGTAAAAAAGGTCAAAATTCAAGATTAGCTTCAAAATTATGTAAGATAAAAATAAATATAAAGGTAGATGAAGTAGAAAATTATGAATATAGAAAAAATCTTGAAGAAGCCGATTAGGACTTGTGTATATACAAGAATAAAAGATGAAAAAGCTAATTTGTTAAGATTAGTTAAAAATGAAAATGGCACATATGTATTAGATATAAATCAAAAAATACAAAAAAGAGCTATATATATATCTGCTAGTGAGAAAACATTAAAGATATTAGAAAAAAATAAGAAATATGATATATCTGAGAAAGATATGAGTATAATAAAAGAAGAGATTCTTAAGAGAATAAAGGTAGGTGTAAGCAATGGGTAATAGGATTTATGATGTAGCTAAAAAATTTGGAATGGATACTATAAAATTCGTTGAAAAAATAAGTAAGTTGGGAATAACAAAGAATAATCCTTTAAACAAACTTGATGAAAATGAAATGAAAAAAATTGAAATGGAATTTCAAGGAAAAAATGACGATAATGTAGTAGTTAAAGAAAAAATGATATTTAGCAATACAAAAAAAGAAAAGAAAAATTACAATAAAGACAGTAATTGGAATAATAATAGAAATAAAGTAAATACTAATAAGACTACAACTAGTACAGAAGATAATGCTGAAAAACCTGTTCAAAAAGATTATAGAAGAAATAGAGGTGCTGCAAGTTATACAAATACTAATTCTGATTATGCCAATAGTAGAAAAAACTTTGATAATAAAAAAGAAAATAATTGGAATAATAGAAATAGAAATAATAATACAGGCGGTAATAATAATTATAGAAATAATGCTGGGAATAATACAAGCGGTAATAGTGGTTATAGAAATAATGCTGGAAATAATACAGGAACTAATAATT
This is a stretch of genomic DNA from Oceanivirga salmonicida. It encodes these proteins:
- the rimP gene encoding ribosome maturation factor RimP — protein: MLEKLEKKFQNAITDENIEILYVDYESDGGYNYLRVYLEKKDGSKVSLDDCENVSRVISDLADNEINEKFMLEVSSPGLERKLKKERDFLKFIGHNIKVKTISNIEGTKSFEGKLENFEDGNIHLFDNKIGKVAIPISKIKSANNIFDFNKLKELGEANEG
- the nusA gene encoding transcription termination factor NusA, yielding MKAKGQEIFLAALDQLEKEKGLDKEELLQAVETALLAAYKKNYKDAENARVEINRITGSIDFKADKIVVEEVTNKTLEIGLELAKKYSKSAKLGDIVSIDIDAGNFKRNAIQNAKQIVIQKVREHEKLSLYNKFKALENSLVTVLVKKMDENRNLYIEINDMEAIIQAKDLNPLDEFVQGDRVSVYVGTVLEGTRFTKVEFSRKNEEFLLKLLEREIPEIANKDIEVKAITREAGNRSKVAIYSKDPNLDIKGACIGKNSIRIQTILSELNGEKLDIVLWDEDQRIFVKNALSPAEIFAIEIVKVNEELVANVEVDPEQLSLAIGKKGQNSRLASKLCKIKINIKVDEVENYEYRKNLEEAD
- a CDS encoding YlxR family protein, which codes for MKKPIRTCVYTRIKDEKANLLRLVKNENGTYVLDINQKIQKRAIYISASEKTLKILEKNKKYDISEKDMSIIKEEILKRIKVGVSNG